In a genomic window of Pyruvatibacter sp.:
- a CDS encoding GTP-binding protein: MSKAKFERTKPHVNIGTIGHVDHGKTTLTAAITKVLAESGGATFSDYNDIDKAPEEKARGITISTAHVEYETENRHYAHVDCPGHAD, translated from the coding sequence ATGTCAAAAGCAAAGTTTGAGCGCACCAAGCCGCATGTAAACATCGGCACGATTGGCCACGTTGACCATGGCAAGACGACGCTGACGGCTGCGATCACGAAGGTGCTTGCTGAGTCAGGTGGGGCGACGTTTTCGGACTACAACGACATTGACAAGGCGCCTGAGGAAAAGGCGCGCGGGATCACGATTTCGACGGCGCATGTTGAGTATGAGACGGAAAACCGTCACTACGCACACGTGGACTGCCCGGGCCATGCCGAC
- the fusA gene encoding elongation factor G — protein MSSRTTPLKDYRNIGIMAHIDAGKTTTTERILYYTGRSHKIGEVHDGAATMDWMEQEQERGITITSAATTCFWKGYRINIIDTPGHVDFTIEVERSLRVLDGAVAVFDGVAGVEPQSETVWRQADKYRVPRMCFVNKLDRTGADFFRCVEMIVDRLGALPLVTQLPIGNESDFVGVVDLVKMQAIIWKDESLGAEFEYTDIPADLKDQADEYRAKLIETAVEADDDAMEAYLEGNEPDEAGLKALIRKGAIAQIFVPVLCGTAFKNKGVQPLLDAVVDYMPSPLDVPAIKGIDPKTEADILRKSDDDEPFAALAFKIMNDPFVGSLTFARIYSGKLETGSSVLNTVKDKRERVGRMLLMHSNSREDIKEAAAGDIVAIAGLKDTTTGDTLCDPNKPVILERMEFPEPVIEVAVEPKTKSDQEKMGLALSRLAQEDPSFRVTSDEESGQTVIKGMGELHLDIIVDRMKREFKVEANVGAPQVAYRETITKSATVDYTHKKQTGGSGQFARIKLEFEPRNPGEGFEFESKIVGGSVPKEYIPGVQKGIESVRENGVLAGFPMLDFSVKLVDGAYHDVDSSIMAFEIAARAAFREAVDDLGVVLLEPIMDVEVVTPEDYMGDVIGDLNSRRGQISGTEARGNATVISAMVPLANMFGYVNTLRSMSQGRAQYSMQFDHYEQVPHAVSEEVRAKLA, from the coding sequence ATGTCTTCGCGCACAACACCGCTCAAAGACTATCGCAATATCGGCATCATGGCTCACATCGATGCGGGTAAGACGACGACGACTGAGCGCATTCTCTATTACACCGGTCGTTCGCACAAAATCGGCGAAGTGCATGACGGCGCTGCCACCATGGACTGGATGGAGCAGGAGCAGGAACGCGGCATTACCATTACGTCTGCTGCCACCACATGTTTCTGGAAAGGCTACCGGATCAACATCATTGATACGCCGGGCCACGTTGACTTTACCATTGAAGTTGAGCGCTCGCTGCGCGTGCTTGATGGCGCGGTTGCCGTGTTTGACGGTGTGGCCGGTGTTGAGCCGCAGTCTGAAACCGTATGGCGGCAGGCTGACAAGTACCGCGTGCCGCGCATGTGCTTCGTCAACAAGCTGGATCGTACGGGCGCGGACTTCTTCCGCTGTGTGGAGATGATTGTTGATCGCCTCGGCGCGTTGCCGCTGGTGACGCAGCTTCCCATCGGCAACGAGTCTGACTTCGTTGGTGTTGTGGACCTCGTAAAAATGCAGGCCATCATCTGGAAGGATGAGAGCCTTGGTGCCGAGTTTGAATACACCGACATTCCCGCAGACCTCAAAGACCAGGCCGACGAGTATCGCGCCAAACTCATCGAGACGGCTGTTGAAGCTGACGATGACGCCATGGAAGCCTACCTTGAAGGCAATGAGCCCGACGAGGCCGGTCTCAAGGCGTTGATCCGCAAGGGCGCGATTGCGCAGATTTTCGTGCCGGTTCTGTGCGGTACGGCGTTCAAGAACAAGGGTGTTCAGCCGCTGCTTGATGCGGTGGTGGACTACATGCCGTCGCCGCTGGACGTGCCTGCCATTAAGGGCATCGACCCCAAGACCGAAGCCGACATTCTGCGCAAGTCTGATGACGACGAGCCGTTTGCAGCGCTTGCCTTCAAGATCATGAACGACCCGTTTGTGGGCTCGCTCACCTTTGCGCGCATTTATTCCGGCAAGCTGGAAACCGGCTCTTCGGTGCTCAACACCGTCAAAGACAAGCGCGAGCGTGTTGGTCGTATGCTGCTGATGCATTCCAACAGTAGGGAAGACATCAAGGAAGCTGCCGCAGGCGACATTGTCGCTATCGCTGGCCTCAAGGACACGACCACGGGTGACACGCTGTGTGATCCCAACAAGCCGGTCATTCTTGAGCGTATGGAGTTTCCTGAGCCGGTTATTGAAGTGGCCGTGGAGCCCAAGACCAAGAGCGACCAGGAGAAGATGGGTCTGGCGCTGTCTCGTCTGGCACAAGAAGACCCGTCATTCCGGGTTACGTCGGACGAAGAGTCCGGGCAGACCGTCATCAAGGGCATGGGCGAGTTGCACCTCGACATCATCGTTGATCGCATGAAGCGCGAGTTCAAGGTTGAGGCCAATGTGGGTGCGCCGCAGGTTGCGTATCGTGAGACCATCACCAAGTCGGCGACTGTGGATTACACCCACAAAAAGCAGACCGGCGGTTCAGGTCAGTTCGCGCGCATCAAGCTTGAGTTTGAACCACGCAATCCAGGCGAAGGGTTTGAATTTGAGAGCAAGATTGTTGGTGGCTCAGTGCCCAAGGAATACATTCCCGGCGTTCAAAAGGGCATTGAAAGCGTGCGTGAAAACGGCGTGCTTGCCGGGTTCCCGATGCTGGACTTCAGCGTGAAGCTGGTGGATGGCGCCTATCACGATGTTGACTCCAGCATCATGGCGTTTGAAATCGCGGCGCGTGCTGCCTTCCGTGAGGCAGTTGATGATCTGGGTGTGGTGCTTCTCGAGCCGATCATGGACGTGGAAGTTGTGACACCTGAGGATTACATGGGCGATGTCATTGGCGACCTGAACTCCCGTCGCGGGCAGATTTCGGGTACGGAAGCACGCGGCAACGCCACCGTTATTTCCGCCATGGTGCCGCTGGCCAACATGTTTGGCTACGTGAATACGCTGCGCTCGATGAGCCAGGGCCGTGCCCAGTATTCAATGCAGTTTGACCATTACGAGCAGGTGCCGCACGCGGTATCCGAAGAAGTTCGCGCGAAGCTGGCATAG
- the rpsG gene encoding 30S ribosomal protein S7 — protein MSRRHRAEKREIIPDAKFGDQVVTKFMNCLMYDGKKSAAERIVYGAFDQIQVKTSQDPVQMFHDALTNVMPAVEVRSRRVGGATYQVPVEVRPERRRALAIRWLIAASRARNEKTMTDRLAGELLDAANNRGSAIKKREDTHRMAEANRAFSHYRW, from the coding sequence ATGTCACGACGTCACCGCGCTGAGAAACGCGAGATCATTCCCGACGCCAAGTTTGGCGATCAGGTGGTTACCAAGTTCATGAACTGCCTGATGTATGACGGCAAAAAGTCTGCTGCCGAGCGCATTGTTTACGGTGCGTTTGACCAGATCCAGGTCAAGACCAGCCAGGATCCCGTGCAGATGTTCCATGATGCGCTCACCAATGTGATGCCTGCTGTTGAAGTGCGCTCACGCCGTGTGGGTGGTGCCACCTATCAGGTGCCTGTTGAAGTGCGCCCCGAACGCCGCCGTGCGCTCGCCATTCGCTGGCTGATCGCTGCATCGCGCGCCCGCAATGAAAAGACCATGACGGACCGCCTGGCGGGTGAACTTCTGGATGCTGCCAATAACCGCGGGTCCGCCATCAAGAAGCGGGAAGACACGCACCGGATGGCGGAAGCCAACCGCGCCTTCTCGCACTACCGCTGGTAG
- the rpsL gene encoding 30S ribosomal protein S12: MPTINQLIRKPRQPQIKRTKVPAMEACPQKRGVCTRVYTTTPKKPNSALRKVARVRLNNGFEVTSYIPGEGHNLQEHSVVMIRGGRVKDLPGVRYHIIRGVLDTQGVKDRKQRRSKYGAKRPK, encoded by the coding sequence ATGCCGACGATTAACCAGCTCATCCGCAAGCCGCGCCAGCCGCAGATCAAGCGGACCAAGGTGCCGGCGATGGAAGCCTGCCCTCAAAAGCGCGGCGTATGCACGCGCGTGTACACAACCACACCGAAGAAGCCGAACTCAGCGCTTCGTAAGGTGGCTCGTGTGCGCCTGAACAACGGCTTTGAAGTCACAAGTTACATTCCAGGCGAAGGCCATAACCTTCAGGAACACTCCGTGGTGATGATCCGCGGCGGTCGTGTGAAGGATTTGCCCGGCGTTCGCTACCACATCATTCGCGGCGTGCTGGATACCCAGGGCGTCAAGGACCGTAAACAGCGCCGTTCGAAGTACGGCGCAAAGCGGCCTAAGTAG
- the rpoC gene encoding DNA-directed RNA polymerase subunit beta': MNQEVLNNLFNPSGVAETFDAIKISIAAPEKIFSWSFGEVKKPETINYRTFKPERDGLFCSRIFGPQKDYECLCGKYKRMKYKGIICEKCGVEVTLSKVRRERMGHIELAAPVAHIWFLKSLPSRIGLLLDMALKDLERVLYFESYIVTEPGLTPLKLHQLLTEEEYMDAQDEYGEDAFTAGIGAEAIRDMLMGLDLEKIAAELRVEIAEATTELKPKKLAKRLKVVEAFMESGNRPEWMILTVVPVIPPELRPLVPLDGGRFATSDLNDLYRRVINRNNRLKRLMELRAPDIIIRNEKRMLQEAVDALFDNGRRGRVITGANKRPLKSLSDMLKGKQGRFRQNLLGKRVDYSGRSVIVVGPELKLHQCGLPKKMALELFKPFIYSRLEAKGLAATIKQAKKLVEKEKPEVWDILEEVIREHPVMLNRAPTLHRLGIQAFEPTLIEGKAIQLHPLVCAAFNADFDGDQMAVHVPLSLEAQLEARVLMMSTNNILHPADGTPIIVPSQDIILGLYYLSLEKDNEPGEGMVFSDVAEIEHALDAGAVTLHAKVKTRWVTKDHDGNDVTMIVDTTPGRMLVGDLLPRNANVPYDLVNQLLTKKAISGMIDVVYRHTGQKDTVIFCDRIMALGFARACRAGISFGKDDMVVPETKEGLVEETRTLANEYEQQYIDGLITQGEKYNKVVDAWAKCTDRVAEEMMGKISAVQIDEETGRTKDINSIYMMSHSGARGSPAQMKQLAGMRGLMAKPSGEIIETPIISNFKEGLTVLEYFNSTHGARKGLADTALKTANSGYLTRRLVDVAQDCIIIEPDCGSEDGLTVGAVIDSGEVLASLGSRILGRTPANDVLHPVSGEVIAPKGEEMTEPVVDLIEEAGVQQVLIRSVLTCETRGGVCGKCYGRDLARGTPVNMGEAIGVIAAQSIGEPGTQLTMRTFHIGGTAQVVDSSFIESNHAGTVTIANPELVTDSSGNVIVMGRSSSLVVSDAEGVELATHRLSYGTRLRIKDGDKVERGQRMAEWDPYTLPILTERNGIIAFEDVIEGVTIREVADEATGIASKVVIDWRASTRSADLKPAIVLKGKNGQVLKLANGNEARYLLSVDAILSVEDGAEIHAGDVLARIPTEGAKTRDITGGLPRVAELFEARRPKDNAVIAECDGIVEFGRDYKNKRRIIVRPKDESEEPTEYLIPKGKHLSVREGDFIEKGEYLLDGNPAPHDILAISGVEELARYLVNEIQEVYRLQGVNINDKHIEVIVRQMLQKVEVTDAGSTTLLNAEQLDRVEFDEINEKVVAEGGTPAQANPVLLGITKASLQTRSFISAASFQETTRVLTDASVNGKQDHLIGLKENVIVGRLIPAGTGALLNRLKGEAANRDETIMDSRGVVAPALDDAADDVADDVGAEDVA; encoded by the coding sequence ATGAACCAGGAAGTCCTCAACAATCTCTTCAACCCGTCAGGCGTTGCTGAGACATTTGACGCGATCAAGATTTCAATTGCCGCGCCGGAGAAAATTTTCTCCTGGTCGTTCGGTGAGGTGAAGAAGCCTGAAACCATCAACTACCGCACGTTCAAGCCTGAGCGTGATGGTCTGTTCTGCTCACGCATCTTTGGTCCGCAGAAGGACTACGAGTGCCTGTGCGGCAAGTACAAGCGGATGAAGTACAAGGGCATCATCTGCGAAAAGTGCGGCGTGGAAGTAACGCTCTCAAAGGTCCGGCGCGAGCGCATGGGCCACATTGAGCTTGCGGCTCCCGTTGCGCATATCTGGTTCCTCAAGTCGCTGCCGTCGCGCATCGGCCTGCTTCTGGATATGGCGCTCAAGGATCTGGAGCGGGTGCTCTATTTCGAGAGCTACATCGTGACCGAACCGGGTCTGACGCCGCTCAAGCTGCACCAGTTGCTCACCGAAGAAGAGTACATGGATGCGCAGGACGAGTATGGCGAGGACGCCTTTACCGCCGGCATTGGCGCTGAAGCTATCCGCGACATGCTGATGGGTCTCGACCTTGAAAAAATTGCCGCCGAGCTTCGCGTCGAGATCGCCGAAGCCACGACCGAACTCAAGCCCAAGAAGCTGGCCAAGCGTCTGAAGGTTGTTGAAGCCTTCATGGAATCCGGTAACCGGCCTGAGTGGATGATCCTCACGGTTGTGCCGGTCATTCCGCCGGAACTGCGGCCGCTGGTGCCGCTGGATGGCGGTCGCTTTGCGACGTCTGACCTCAATGACCTGTATCGTCGCGTCATCAACCGCAACAATCGGTTGAAGCGTCTGATGGAACTGCGCGCGCCCGATATCATCATCCGCAACGAAAAGCGGATGCTGCAGGAAGCTGTTGATGCGCTGTTTGACAATGGCCGCCGTGGCCGCGTCATCACCGGTGCAAACAAGCGTCCGTTGAAGTCGCTGTCAGACATGCTCAAGGGCAAGCAGGGGCGGTTCCGCCAGAACCTGCTTGGCAAGCGCGTGGACTATTCAGGCCGCTCGGTGATTGTGGTGGGTCCGGAGCTTAAGCTGCACCAGTGTGGCCTGCCCAAGAAGATGGCGCTTGAGCTGTTCAAGCCGTTCATCTATTCGCGCCTTGAAGCCAAGGGGCTTGCTGCCACCATCAAGCAGGCCAAGAAGCTGGTTGAGAAGGAAAAGCCGGAAGTGTGGGACATCCTCGAAGAGGTGATCCGCGAACATCCGGTGATGCTCAACCGCGCGCCGACACTGCACCGTCTGGGCATCCAGGCGTTCGAGCCGACGCTCATCGAGGGTAAAGCCATTCAGCTTCACCCGCTGGTGTGTGCTGCGTTCAACGCTGACTTTGACGGCGACCAGATGGCCGTTCACGTGCCGCTGTCGCTTGAAGCACAGCTTGAAGCGCGTGTGCTGATGATGTCCACCAACAACATTCTGCACCCCGCGGATGGCACGCCGATCATCGTGCCGTCGCAGGACATCATTCTGGGCCTGTATTACCTCTCGCTCGAAAAAGACAACGAGCCGGGCGAGGGCATGGTGTTCTCTGATGTGGCAGAGATCGAGCACGCGCTTGATGCGGGTGCTGTGACCCTGCACGCAAAGGTGAAAACACGCTGGGTCACCAAAGACCATGACGGCAACGACGTGACCATGATTGTGGACACGACACCGGGCCGGATGCTGGTGGGTGATCTGCTGCCGCGTAACGCAAATGTGCCGTATGACTTGGTGAACCAGTTGCTCACCAAGAAGGCCATTTCGGGCATGATTGATGTGGTGTACCGCCACACCGGCCAGAAGGACACGGTGATTTTCTGTGACCGGATCATGGCGCTTGGGTTTGCGCGCGCCTGCCGCGCCGGCATTTCGTTCGGCAAGGACGACATGGTGGTGCCTGAAACCAAGGAAGGTCTGGTTGAAGAAACCCGGACCCTGGCCAACGAATATGAGCAGCAGTACATCGACGGTCTGATTACCCAGGGCGAGAAGTACAACAAGGTTGTGGACGCCTGGGCCAAGTGCACAGACCGCGTGGCCGAAGAAATGATGGGCAAGATTTCCGCCGTCCAGATTGACGAGGAAACCGGGCGCACCAAGGACATCAACTCCATTTACATGATGTCCCATTCCGGTGCCCGTGGCTCGCCCGCCCAGATGAAGCAGCTTGCCGGTATGCGTGGTCTTATGGCCAAGCCGTCGGGCGAGATCATCGAAACGCCGATCATCTCGAACTTCAAGGAAGGCCTGACCGTGCTTGAGTACTTCAACTCAACTCACGGTGCCCGTAAGGGTCTGGCTGACACCGCGCTCAAGACGGCAAACTCAGGGTATCTGACGCGTCGTCTGGTTGATGTGGCGCAGGACTGCATCATCATCGAGCCGGATTGCGGCTCCGAAGATGGTCTGACGGTTGGTGCTGTTATCGACAGCGGTGAAGTGCTGGCGTCTCTTGGAAGTCGTATTCTTGGCCGCACGCCGGCCAATGATGTGCTGCATCCGGTGAGCGGTGAGGTGATTGCGCCCAAGGGCGAGGAGATGACTGAACCGGTTGTGGACCTGATTGAAGAAGCAGGTGTGCAGCAGGTGCTCATCCGCTCCGTGCTGACGTGCGAAACGCGCGGCGGTGTGTGCGGCAAGTGCTATGGCCGTGACCTGGCTCGCGGCACGCCGGTCAACATGGGTGAAGCCATCGGCGTGATTGCGGCGCAGTCCATCGGTGAGCCGGGTACCCAGCTCACCATGCGTACCTTCCACATTGGTGGCACGGCACAGGTGGTGGACTCGTCGTTCATTGAGAGCAACCACGCGGGCACGGTGACCATCGCCAACCCGGAACTGGTGACGGACTCATCAGGCAACGTCATTGTCATGGGTCGTTCGTCGTCGCTTGTGGTGTCTGACGCTGAAGGTGTTGAACTGGCCACCCACCGTCTGTCTTACGGTACGCGCCTGCGTATCAAGGACGGCGACAAGGTGGAACGCGGCCAGCGCATGGCGGAGTGGGATCCTTATACGCTTCCCATTCTCACCGAGCGCAACGGCATCATTGCCTTTGAGGATGTGATTGAAGGTGTGACCATCCGCGAAGTTGCAGATGAAGCGACCGGCATTGCCTCCAAGGTTGTGATCGACTGGCGTGCGTCCACGCGCTCGGCCGATCTCAAACCGGCCATCGTGCTCAAGGGCAAGAACGGCCAGGTGTTGAAGCTCGCCAACGGCAACGAAGCCCGTTACCTGCTGTCGGTGGATGCCATTCTGTCTGTTGAGGACGGGGCAGAAATCCATGCGGGTGACGTGCTGGCGCGTATTCCAACGGAAGGTGCCAAGACCCGCGACATTACCGGCGGTCTGCCGCGTGTGGCGGAGCTGTTCGAGGCACGTCGTCCCAAAGACAATGCTGTTATCGCCGAGTGCGATGGCATTGTTGAGTTTGGTCGTGACTACAAGAACAAGCGCCGCATTATTGTGCGCCCCAAGGACGAGAGCGAGGAACCGACGGAATATCTCATTCCCAAGGGCAAGCACTTGTCGGTGCGTGAAGGTGACTTCATCGAGAAGGGTGAATACCTGCTGGATGGCAACCCGGCACCGCATGACATTCTGGCCATTTCGGGCGTCGAGGAGCTTGCACGCTACCTCGTCAACGAAATCCAGGAGGTTTACCGGTTGCAGGGCGTGAACATTAACGACAAGCACATTGAGGTGATTGTTCGCCAGATGCTGCAAAAAGTTGAGGTAACGGATGCCGGCTCCACGACCTTGCTGAACGCAGAGCAGCTTGATCGCGTCGAGTTTGACGAGATCAACGAAAAGGTTGTTGCGGAAGGCGGCACCCCCGCTCAGGCCAACCCGGTGCTGCTGGGCATCACCAAGGCGTCACTGCAGACACGTTCGTTCATCTCCGCAGCGTCCTTCCAGGAAACCACGCGGGTGCTGACTGACGCGTCCGTTAACGGCAAGCAGGACCACCTGATTGGCCTCAAGGAGAACGTCATCGTGGGTCGGCTTATTCCGGCAGGTACGGGCGCGCTTCTTAATCGCCTCAAGGGTGAAGCGGCTAACCGGGACGAAACCATCATGGACAGCCGCGGCGTTGTTGCCCCGGCCCTTGATGACGCGGCGGATGACGTCGCGGATGACGTAGGCGCAGAAGACGTAGCCTGA